In Variovorax paradoxus, a single genomic region encodes these proteins:
- the gcl gene encoding glyoxylate carboligase, with protein sequence MAKMTAIQAAVLVMEKEGVTQAFGVPGAAINPLYSALRQRGTISHILARHVEGASHMAEGYTRAVAGNIGVCIGTSGPAGTDMITGLYSAWADSIPILCITGQAPRARLYKEDFQAVDIESISKPVTKWSVTVREPGQVPQVFQQAFHLMRSGRPGPVLIDLPFDVQMAQIEFDIDAYQPLTPYKPAATRAQVEKAIGMLNAAERPLIVAGGGVINADAADLLVRFAEATGVPVIPTLMGWGAIPDDHPLMAGMCGLQTSHRYGNATMLASDFVLGIGNRWANRHTGSVEVYTKGRTFVHVDIEPTQIGRVFTPDFGIVSDAKAALELFVQVAEEMKAAGKLPSRGAWAGECRDRKKTMLRKTNFADVPMKPQRVYQCMNNHLDRDTCYVSTIGLSQIAAAQFLHVYNPRHWINCGQAGPLGWTIPAALGVRAADPTRKIVALSGDYDFQFMIEELAVGAQFKLPYLHIVVNNSYLGLIRQAQRGFEMDYCVQLAFDNINAAPGSGVESSYGVDHMKVVEGLGCKAIRVSKQEEMAPAIARAEALMAEFSVPVVIEVMLERVTNIAMGTEIDAINEFEPLAESTADAPTALAAAMLD encoded by the coding sequence ATGGCAAAGATGACAGCGATCCAGGCCGCGGTCCTGGTGATGGAAAAGGAAGGCGTGACCCAGGCCTTCGGCGTGCCGGGCGCGGCGATCAACCCGCTGTATTCGGCGTTGCGCCAGCGGGGCACCATCTCGCACATCCTGGCGCGCCACGTCGAGGGCGCCTCGCACATGGCCGAGGGCTACACCCGCGCCGTGGCCGGCAACATCGGCGTGTGCATCGGCACCTCGGGGCCGGCGGGCACCGACATGATCACCGGCCTGTACTCGGCCTGGGCCGACTCCATTCCCATTCTCTGCATCACCGGCCAGGCGCCGCGCGCGCGCCTGTACAAGGAAGACTTCCAGGCGGTCGACATCGAGTCGATCTCCAAGCCCGTCACCAAGTGGTCGGTCACGGTGCGCGAGCCGGGCCAGGTGCCGCAGGTGTTCCAGCAGGCCTTTCACCTGATGCGCTCGGGCCGCCCCGGTCCGGTGCTGATCGACCTGCCTTTCGACGTGCAGATGGCGCAGATCGAATTCGACATCGACGCCTACCAGCCGCTCACGCCGTACAAGCCAGCCGCCACGCGCGCGCAGGTCGAGAAAGCCATCGGCATGCTGAACGCCGCCGAGCGCCCGCTGATCGTGGCCGGCGGCGGCGTCATCAACGCCGATGCGGCCGACCTGTTGGTGCGCTTTGCCGAAGCCACCGGCGTGCCGGTGATTCCCACGCTGATGGGCTGGGGCGCCATTCCCGACGACCATCCGCTGATGGCCGGCATGTGCGGCCTGCAGACCAGCCACCGCTACGGCAACGCGACGATGCTGGCGAGCGACTTCGTGCTGGGCATCGGCAACCGCTGGGCCAACCGCCACACAGGCTCGGTCGAGGTCTACACCAAGGGTCGCACCTTCGTGCACGTGGACATCGAGCCCACGCAGATCGGCCGCGTGTTCACGCCCGACTTCGGCATCGTGTCCGATGCCAAGGCCGCGCTCGAGCTCTTCGTGCAGGTGGCCGAGGAGATGAAGGCCGCTGGCAAGCTGCCGAGCCGCGGTGCCTGGGCCGGCGAATGCCGCGACCGCAAGAAGACGATGCTGCGCAAGACCAACTTCGCCGACGTGCCGATGAAGCCGCAGCGCGTGTACCAGTGCATGAACAACCACCTGGACCGCGACACCTGCTACGTGAGCACCATCGGCCTGTCGCAGATCGCGGCGGCGCAGTTCCTGCACGTGTACAACCCGCGCCACTGGATCAACTGCGGCCAGGCCGGCCCGCTGGGCTGGACCATTCCCGCCGCGCTGGGCGTGCGCGCCGCCGACCCGACGCGCAAGATCGTCGCGCTCTCGGGCGACTACGACTTCCAGTTCATGATCGAAGAGCTGGCCGTGGGCGCGCAGTTCAAGCTGCCGTACCTGCACATCGTGGTCAACAACTCCTACCTCGGGTTGATCCGCCAGGCGCAGCGCGGCTTCGAGATGGACTACTGCGTGCAGCTGGCGTTCGACAACATCAACGCGGCGCCCGGCAGCGGCGTCGAGAGCAGCTACGGCGTGGACCACATGAAGGTGGTCGAAGGCCTGGGCTGCAAGGCGATCCGCGTGAGCAAGCAGGAAGAGATGGCGCCCGCCATCGCCCGCGCCGAAGCGCTGATGGCCGAGTTCAGCGTGCCCGTGGTCATCGAAGTGATGCTGGAGCGCGTGACCAACATCGCGATGGGCACCGAGATCGACGCCATCAACGAATTCGAACCGCTGGCCGAGAGCACGGCCGATGCGCCCACGGCCCTTGCCGCGGCGATGCTGGATTAA
- a CDS encoding LysR family transcriptional regulator translates to MDRLLAMEMFVRVVETGSFSKAAREFNTTQPTVTKQVAATEARLKVRLLNRNTRGVSLTEPGALYYEKCKTIVREAEEADSIVQLRQNQAQGLLRVGTSVAFGRRVVVPLALEYMRRHPQVQLDLSFEDRYVDLIAQGIDVAIRMGKLADSSLGARYLGANPWVMVASPGYLKKHGTPKRAQDLSAHVALIYSSVVGDEFWRMHTPKGEPVTVPVSGRFRSNNLSAVLAAARDGLGIALMPRYVASESLAAGKVHEVLGDHALPEQEIHAVFPSPKLVPGKVSGFVAFLQGRFDEGWWAG, encoded by the coding sequence ATGGATCGTTTGCTGGCAATGGAAATGTTCGTGCGCGTGGTCGAGACCGGCAGCTTCTCGAAGGCGGCGCGCGAGTTCAACACCACGCAGCCCACCGTGACCAAGCAGGTCGCGGCCACCGAGGCGCGGCTGAAGGTGCGGCTGCTCAACCGCAACACGCGCGGCGTGAGCCTGACCGAGCCGGGCGCGCTGTACTACGAGAAGTGCAAGACCATCGTGCGCGAGGCCGAGGAGGCCGACAGCATCGTGCAGCTGCGGCAGAACCAGGCGCAGGGCCTCTTGCGCGTGGGCACCTCGGTGGCCTTCGGGCGGCGCGTGGTGGTGCCGCTGGCGCTGGAGTACATGCGCCGCCATCCGCAGGTGCAGCTCGACCTGAGCTTCGAGGACCGCTACGTCGATCTCATCGCGCAGGGCATCGACGTGGCCATCCGCATGGGCAAGCTGGCCGATTCCTCACTGGGCGCGCGCTACCTCGGCGCCAACCCGTGGGTCATGGTCGCGTCGCCGGGTTATCTGAAGAAGCACGGCACGCCGAAGCGCGCGCAGGATTTGAGTGCGCATGTGGCGCTGATCTACAGCAGCGTGGTGGGCGACGAGTTCTGGCGCATGCACACGCCCAAGGGCGAGCCGGTGACGGTGCCGGTGTCGGGGCGCTTTCGCTCGAACAATCTGTCGGCCGTGCTGGCGGCCGCCAGGGACGGGCTCGGCATCGCGTTGATGCCGCGCTATGTGGCGAGCGAGTCGCTGGCCGCGGGCAAGGTGCACGAAGTGCTGGGCGACCACGCGCTGCCCGAGCAGGAGATCCATGCGGTCTTTCCTTCGCCCAAGCTGGTGCCGGGGAAGGTGTCGGGCTTCGTGGCCTTCCTGCAGGGGCGCTTCGACGAAGGCTGGTGGGCGGGGTGA
- a CDS encoding carotenoid oxygenase family protein, producing MERRELLRLLASAGALPLLAPLAHAATGTDDWQAQFEAASAPWKIGFATPADDLPLTRATVRGRFPDAVAGTLFRIGPAGHDLGGERYHHWFDGDGMVHRFVIEGADVRHQGRYVATPKRVAEVRAGRRLYETFGSMPQGGEPPTSADSINVANTSVLPLQGEVLALWEGGSATRIDARTLDTLGVKTWRADLAGMPFSAHPKVDPDGTVWNFGVSSGQGLLALYEIAPEGALRRAAVVPVADMPMVHDFAVTERHLVFLLPPLVYDGKRKEAGATFLDAHVWRPELGMRALVVDKQNWEKRQMLELPAGFLFHVGNAWEEDTPRGTLIHVDYVRSDNAESVFISNREVMRARRVRGPDPHLTVATLNLGTGRATQATLAQEAEFPRIDPRRVGLRHRQVVHATQIRPDLPGFGAVARTHVETGRSQRFSYGPQAIVEEHVYVPDGSKPGWVLGTVLDFGRQKTVLSCFAADHLAAGPVAQATLPYALPLGLHGVFVRT from the coding sequence ATGGAACGACGCGAACTCCTGCGCCTGCTGGCATCGGCCGGCGCCCTCCCCCTGCTGGCGCCGCTGGCACATGCCGCCACCGGCACCGACGATTGGCAGGCCCAGTTCGAAGCCGCCAGCGCCCCCTGGAAAATCGGCTTCGCCACGCCCGCGGACGACCTGCCGCTCACCCGCGCCACGGTGCGCGGGCGCTTTCCCGATGCCGTGGCCGGCACGCTTTTTCGCATTGGCCCGGCCGGCCACGACCTGGGCGGCGAGCGCTACCACCACTGGTTCGACGGCGACGGCATGGTTCATCGCTTCGTGATCGAAGGGGCCGACGTGCGCCACCAGGGCCGCTACGTGGCCACGCCCAAGCGCGTGGCCGAGGTGCGGGCCGGCCGCCGCCTGTACGAGACCTTCGGCAGCATGCCGCAAGGCGGCGAGCCGCCGACCTCGGCCGACAGCATCAACGTTGCCAACACCAGCGTGCTGCCGCTGCAGGGCGAAGTGCTCGCGCTGTGGGAAGGCGGCTCGGCCACCCGCATCGACGCGCGCACGCTGGACACGCTGGGCGTGAAGACCTGGCGCGCCGACCTCGCCGGCATGCCGTTCTCGGCGCATCCCAAGGTGGACCCGGACGGCACCGTGTGGAACTTCGGCGTCAGCTCCGGCCAGGGCCTGCTGGCGCTGTACGAGATCGCGCCCGAAGGCGCATTGCGCCGCGCGGCCGTGGTGCCGGTGGCCGACATGCCGATGGTCCACGACTTCGCGGTGACCGAGCGGCACCTCGTGTTCCTGCTGCCGCCGCTGGTCTACGACGGCAAGCGCAAGGAAGCCGGCGCGACCTTTCTCGACGCCCACGTCTGGCGGCCCGAACTGGGCATGCGCGCGCTGGTGGTCGACAAGCAGAACTGGGAAAAGCGGCAGATGCTCGAGCTGCCAGCCGGCTTTCTCTTCCACGTGGGCAATGCCTGGGAGGAAGACACGCCGCGCGGCACGCTGATCCATGTCGACTACGTGCGTTCGGACAACGCCGAGTCGGTGTTCATCAGCAACCGCGAAGTGATGCGCGCGCGCCGCGTGAGGGGCCCCGACCCGCACCTGACCGTGGCCACCCTGAACCTCGGCACCGGCAGGGCCACGCAGGCGACGCTCGCGCAGGAGGCCGAGTTCCCGCGCATCGACCCGCGCCGCGTCGGCCTGCGTCACCGCCAGGTGGTGCATGCCACGCAGATCCGGCCCGACCTGCCGGGCTTCGGCGCGGTCGCGCGCACCCACGTCGAGACCGGCCGCAGCCAGCGCTTCAGCTACGGCCCGCAGGCCATCGTGGAAGAACACGTCTATGTGCCGGACGGCTCGAAGCCGGGCTGGGTGCTGGGCACCGTGCTCGACTTCGGCCGGCAGAAGACGGTGCTGTCGTGCTTTGCGGCCGATCACCTGGCGGCGGGACCGGTGGCGCAGGCCACGCTGCCCTATGCGCTTCCGTTGGGCCTTCACGGGGTCTTCGTGCGGACCTGA
- a CDS encoding DUF2141 domain-containing protein, translating to MQFPALLSHPVVRALCTAALLAPAGALAADLSLSVADGPAADATLYVALYGDAAGYADNKPVASQTTPMQGGKARLVFAGLAPGRYALRVFADENGNGKLDTNLMGMPIERYGFSNDAKGNRAAPDFEAAAISVDADLQTVIHLR from the coding sequence ATGCAATTTCCCGCCCTCCTGTCTCACCCGGTCGTACGCGCCCTGTGCACCGCCGCGCTCCTCGCGCCCGCCGGCGCCCTGGCCGCCGACCTGAGCCTCAGCGTTGCCGACGGCCCGGCCGCCGACGCCACGCTTTACGTCGCGCTGTACGGCGACGCCGCCGGCTACGCCGACAACAAGCCGGTCGCTTCGCAGACCACGCCGATGCAGGGCGGCAAGGCCCGGCTCGTATTTGCGGGCCTGGCGCCGGGGCGCTACGCGCTGCGCGTGTTTGCCGACGAGAACGGCAACGGCAAGCTCGACACCAACCTCATGGGCATGCCGATCGAACGCTACGGCTTCTCGAACGATGCCAAGGGAAACCGCGCCGCGCCCGATTTCGAGGCCGCCGCGATCAGCGTCGACGCGGACCTGCAGACCGTCATCCATCTGCGCTGA
- a CDS encoding AI-2E family transporter encodes MNSPQLQRGVFLALLAAVTAAFIWVLLPFFGAVLWGVALAILFTPLFRWLLRKMPGKLNAAALLTLAICLFIVILPLAMVGVSLVQEVALVTQNIRSGQINFAAYFQQILDASPQWLLNLVERFNLGDMAAWQARISAAAGQASQIIASQALAIGQNTFDFVVSFFVMLYLLYFLLRDGAALSKRMRDAVPLAKPHTHYLLNKFTTVIRATVKGNVAVAIAQGTLGGLAFWFLGVQGALLWAVLMAFLSLLPAVGAALIWGPVAIYFLATGHFWQGGVLIFVGVFVIGLVDNILRPLLVGKDTQMPDYIVLMSTIGGMAIFGINGFVIGPVIAALFMAAWSLFVDSGHVGTGHDEPAEGTQPTQGTENKKRG; translated from the coding sequence ATGAACTCACCCCAACTCCAGCGCGGCGTGTTCCTCGCCCTCCTCGCCGCCGTCACCGCCGCCTTCATCTGGGTGCTGCTGCCGTTCTTCGGCGCGGTGCTCTGGGGCGTGGCACTGGCGATCCTGTTCACGCCGCTGTTCCGCTGGCTGCTTCGCAAAATGCCCGGCAAGCTCAATGCCGCGGCGCTGCTGACACTGGCGATCTGCCTGTTCATCGTGATTCTTCCGCTGGCCATGGTCGGCGTGTCGCTGGTGCAGGAAGTGGCGCTGGTCACGCAGAACATCCGCTCGGGGCAGATCAATTTTGCAGCCTACTTCCAGCAGATCCTGGACGCCTCGCCGCAGTGGCTGCTGAACCTCGTCGAGCGCTTCAACCTCGGCGACATGGCGGCCTGGCAAGCGCGCATCTCGGCCGCCGCCGGGCAGGCCAGCCAGATCATCGCGAGCCAGGCGCTCGCCATCGGCCAGAACACCTTCGACTTCGTGGTGAGCTTCTTCGTGATGCTGTACCTGCTGTACTTCCTGCTGCGCGACGGCGCCGCGCTGTCCAAGCGCATGCGCGACGCGGTGCCGCTGGCCAAGCCGCACACGCACTACCTGCTGAACAAGTTCACCACCGTGATCCGCGCGACCGTCAAGGGCAACGTGGCCGTGGCCATCGCGCAGGGCACGCTCGGCGGCCTCGCCTTCTGGTTCCTGGGCGTGCAGGGCGCGCTGCTGTGGGCCGTGCTGATGGCCTTCCTGTCGCTGCTGCCGGCCGTGGGCGCGGCGCTGATCTGGGGGCCGGTGGCCATCTATTTCCTGGCCACCGGGCACTTCTGGCAGGGCGGCGTGCTGATCTTCGTGGGCGTGTTCGTGATCGGCCTGGTCGACAACATCCTGCGCCCGCTGCTGGTGGGCAAGGACACGCAGATGCCCGACTACATCGTGCTGATGTCGACCATCGGCGGCATGGCGATCTTCGGCATCAACGGCTTCGTGATCGGGCCGGTGATCGCGGCGCTGTTCATGGCGGCGTGGAGCCTGTTCGTGGATTCGGGGCACGTGGGAACGGGACACGACGAGCCGGCTGAAGGCACGCAGCCGACGCAGGGCACCGAGAACAAGAAACGGGGCTGA
- a CDS encoding GntR family transcriptional regulator → MPTDVSPTAIAERVVEAILAQKLAPGERLGEQALAENFSVSRTMVREALMQLQARGFVEVQSRRGWYVVEPSAEEARDAFSARRIVEAGILAASEGRPLGKVIRKLRDHIADEQRAIEGADAATRAFLLADFHVCLAEQMGHQLLVDVLRDLTARTTLAATLYQSKHEAGQSCAEHGAIVAALEAGDTDKARRLMLDHIGNVERALEVDAALEPDAPSRLRATLAPVALPRAKR, encoded by the coding sequence ATGCCCACCGACGTCAGCCCCACCGCCATCGCCGAGCGCGTCGTCGAGGCCATCCTCGCGCAGAAGCTCGCGCCGGGGGAGCGGCTGGGCGAGCAGGCGCTGGCCGAGAATTTCTCGGTGAGCCGCACCATGGTGCGCGAGGCCCTGATGCAGCTGCAGGCGCGCGGCTTCGTCGAGGTGCAGTCCCGCCGCGGCTGGTACGTGGTGGAGCCTTCGGCCGAGGAAGCGCGCGACGCCTTCTCGGCCCGCCGCATCGTCGAAGCCGGCATCCTGGCCGCGAGCGAAGGCCGCCCGCTGGGCAAGGTGATCCGCAAGCTGCGCGACCACATCGCCGACGAGCAGCGCGCCATCGAGGGCGCCGACGCCGCCACGCGCGCCTTCCTGCTGGCCGACTTCCATGTGTGTCTGGCCGAGCAGATGGGTCACCAATTGCTGGTCGACGTGCTGCGTGACCTCACGGCGCGCACCACGCTGGCGGCCACGCTCTACCAGTCGAAGCACGAGGCCGGACAGTCGTGCGCCGAGCACGGCGCCATCGTCGCTGCGCTGGAGGCCGGCGACACCGACAAGGCACGCCGGCTGATGCTTGATCACATCGGCAATGTCGAGCGCGCACTCGAGGTCGATGCCGCCTTGGAACCCGACGCGCCGAGCCGCCTGCGCGCCACGCTGGCTCCCGTGGCGCTGCCGCGCGCCAAGCGCTGA
- a CDS encoding C4-dicarboxylate transporter DctA: protein MPRFAKSLFGQVVIALVLGVLAGLLAPEYAVKLKPLGDGFIKLIKMIIPVLVFCVVVHGIAGAGDLKRVGRVGVKSLIYFEVLTTIALAMGLVLAFVFQPGAGMNVDPAKLDPAAMSAYASNADKLTSGGTVEFLMKLIPTTVVNAFATGDVLQVLLFAVLFGCALTLLGDRGKPVAVVVDALSLVLFKIMGIIIKLAPLGVLGAIAFTVGQYGIGSLKQLGMLVALFYGAVLIFVFVVLGLVMRMSGFSLIKLLRYLREELTIVFATTSSDSVLPQVMAKLRRMGIRDSTVGLVIPTGYSFNLDAFSIYITLAAVFIAQATNTPISMADLLTILAIALVTSKGAHGVPGSAIVVLAATLHAIPAIPAIGLVLVLSVDWFMGIARALGNLIGNCVATVAIAAWEGDIDRERAHAVLDGNYAPEALDGEPLAEAAPVVNTGTATTAAH from the coding sequence ATGCCTCGCTTCGCCAAATCGCTTTTCGGTCAGGTGGTCATCGCGCTGGTGCTCGGCGTGCTCGCGGGGCTTCTTGCGCCCGAGTACGCCGTCAAGCTCAAGCCGCTGGGTGACGGGTTCATCAAGCTGATCAAGATGATCATCCCGGTGCTGGTGTTCTGCGTGGTGGTGCATGGCATCGCCGGCGCGGGAGACCTCAAGCGCGTGGGCCGGGTGGGCGTGAAGTCGCTCATCTACTTCGAGGTGTTGACCACCATCGCTCTGGCGATGGGGCTGGTGCTGGCCTTCGTGTTCCAGCCCGGCGCGGGCATGAATGTCGACCCCGCCAAGCTCGACCCGGCCGCCATGAGCGCCTATGCCTCGAACGCCGACAAGCTCACGAGCGGCGGCACGGTCGAATTCCTCATGAAGCTCATTCCGACCACGGTGGTCAATGCCTTCGCCACCGGCGACGTGCTGCAGGTGCTGCTGTTCGCGGTGCTCTTCGGCTGCGCGCTCACGCTGCTGGGCGATCGCGGCAAGCCGGTGGCGGTGGTGGTCGATGCGCTCTCGCTGGTGCTGTTCAAGATCATGGGCATCATCATCAAGCTGGCGCCGCTGGGTGTGCTGGGCGCCATCGCGTTCACGGTGGGGCAGTACGGCATCGGCTCGCTCAAGCAGCTGGGCATGCTGGTCGCCCTCTTCTACGGCGCGGTGCTGATTTTCGTGTTCGTGGTGCTCGGGCTGGTGATGCGCATGTCGGGCTTCAGCCTGATCAAGCTGCTGCGCTATCTGCGCGAAGAACTCACCATCGTGTTCGCCACCACCTCCTCCGACAGCGTGTTGCCGCAGGTCATGGCCAAGCTGCGCCGCATGGGCATCCGCGATTCGACCGTGGGCCTGGTGATTCCCACCGGCTACTCGTTCAACCTCGACGCCTTCTCGATCTACATCACGCTGGCCGCGGTATTCATTGCACAGGCCACCAACACGCCGATCTCGATGGCCGACCTGCTGACGATCCTGGCGATCGCGCTGGTCACGTCCAAGGGCGCGCACGGCGTGCCGGGCTCGGCCATCGTGGTGCTGGCCGCCACGCTGCACGCGATTCCGGCGATTCCAGCCATTGGACTGGTGCTGGTGCTGTCGGTGGACTGGTTCATGGGCATCGCCCGCGCGCTGGGCAACCTGATCGGCAACTGCGTGGCAACGGTGGCCATCGCTGCCTGGGAAGGCGACATCGACCGCGAACGCGCGCATGCGGTGCTCGACGGCAACTACGCCCCCGAAGCCCTGGATGGCGAGCCGCTGGCCGAGGCCGCGCCCGTGGTAAACACAGGCACCGCCACCACCGCCGCACACTGA
- a CDS encoding contact-dependent growth inhibition system immunity protein, which yields MSECSGEGIKNESPFASRRLQRSQGHANRGSGDGEQHRQRRKQNDFRNARRVRRRGIGEPAGGRPAPRTDRGCTQRAWLKLSNELDRKKARKNVSAFKNSELLYLWPMTGLRLLFIDPRVSAQLLSLNDDTETIGSALVQALTKSTILTSEEFQEIFRSGEIQKKGDEWDNLLIERFSYKSSKFLYKGMSKCSIREANGNITISPSLHNEIQSWTGISGVDDVILPAHSSNKEIGLALLEGFNRCEEASGLCWQATARIAETRTRTGSFNLKRDLLSAVPAASPLLALAQQFPTTPQP from the coding sequence GTGTCCGAATGTTCAGGGGAGGGAATAAAAAATGAATCGCCGTTTGCATCGCGTCGTCTTCAACGCAGCCAGGGGCATGCGAATCGTGGTTCAGGAGACGGCGAACAGCACCGGCAAAGGCGCAAGCAAAACGATTTCCGTAATGCGCGACGCGTTCGCCGGCGCGGCATTGGGGAGCCTGCTGGCGGCCGCCCCGCTCCACGCACAGATCGTGGGTGCACCCAACGTGCCTGGCTCAAATTAAGTAATGAACTCGATCGAAAGAAAGCAAGGAAAAACGTTTCCGCATTTAAAAATTCGGAACTGCTCTATCTATGGCCGATGACTGGCCTAAGACTTCTCTTCATAGATCCGAGAGTTTCAGCTCAACTCCTCTCATTGAATGATGACACAGAGACCATTGGCTCCGCTCTTGTTCAGGCTTTGACGAAAAGCACCATTTTGACAAGCGAGGAATTTCAAGAGATTTTTCGTTCCGGCGAAATTCAAAAAAAGGGAGATGAATGGGACAATCTCTTAATTGAGAGGTTTTCATACAAATCATCAAAATTCCTCTATAAAGGAATGAGCAAATGCTCTATTCGCGAGGCCAACGGGAATATTACAATCTCCCCCTCTCTTCATAACGAAATTCAGTCTTGGACAGGAATTTCAGGCGTTGATGATGTAATTCTCCCTGCCCACAGCTCAAACAAAGAGATCGGCCTGGCGCTGCTGGAAGGATTTAATCGATGTGAAGAGGCTTCGGGCCTCTGTTGGCAAGCGACTGCGCGGATAGCCGAAACAAGAACAAGGACGGGGAGCTTTAATTTGAAACGCGATCTATTGTCTGCCGTCCCGGCAGCCAGTCCGCTGTTGGCTTTAGCCCAGCAGTTTCCCACCACGCCGCAGCCCTAG
- a CDS encoding S-layer protein: MFSSFSIAPPFRRTLFSTLAVGTLMLPGCGGGSDGPGFVPLPTATAPAPAPAPAPAPAAAPTGRWTIGDLHIHTMQSDDTQQISTLDQVLAKAFDQFGLDWAAISDHLRMSSYDNNGNKLATPIPFSEGMARYQVPRIKALQADGKYADKTIFASFEWDMPSHDHGNVGLLTDNPMSAAALKAANQFEYLFTNRPASAFAPEDVAAWGPKAGTGYDTHAETLAAISWLKKNYPDTSYLQINHPSRNPGKYTIAQLREMNDLAPNIVFSLEGMVGNQMEPDRGGYASDYTPANLPSRVYGGVDYLVAKLGGTWDALLSEGRHIWNVADSDYHFTISQGQYTSGYAPGEYAKNHLWGDIKEPKSLLAAMRSGKLFAVNGDLINALDFKVQSAKGAGEMGSDVAAKAGEDLKITIRFKSPERNNFEYQIGSGVLANVKPVVDHIDLIAGDVTGLEKPGTAGYSRDTNPSTRVVKRFTRNDWKLDADGYFAVSYTVKAGGNQYFRLRGTNLGTDVPGETAAGEPLPDAKVVVADNVARFNAINARNYADLWFYSNPVFVKVAAQ; the protein is encoded by the coding sequence GGGCTTCGTGCCCCTGCCGACGGCCACCGCGCCGGCTCCGGCCCCCGCCCCCGCGCCGGCCCCCGCAGCCGCCCCCACGGGCCGCTGGACCATCGGCGACCTGCACATCCACACCATGCAGTCGGACGACACCCAGCAGATCTCAACGCTCGACCAGGTGCTGGCCAAGGCCTTCGACCAGTTCGGGCTCGACTGGGCCGCCATCTCCGACCACCTGCGCATGAGCAGCTACGACAACAACGGCAACAAGCTGGCGACGCCGATCCCGTTCTCCGAAGGCATGGCCAGGTACCAGGTGCCGCGCATCAAGGCGCTGCAGGCCGACGGCAAGTACGCCGACAAGACGATCTTCGCGTCCTTCGAATGGGACATGCCCTCGCACGACCACGGCAACGTCGGCCTGCTGACCGACAACCCGATGTCGGCCGCGGCGCTGAAGGCAGCCAACCAGTTCGAGTACCTCTTCACCAACCGCCCCGCCTCGGCCTTCGCGCCGGAAGACGTGGCAGCCTGGGGCCCGAAGGCCGGCACCGGCTACGACACCCACGCGGAGACGCTGGCCGCCATCTCGTGGCTCAAGAAGAACTACCCCGACACCAGCTACCTGCAGATCAACCACCCCTCGCGCAATCCGGGCAAGTACACGATCGCGCAGTTGCGCGAAATGAACGACCTCGCGCCGAACATCGTGTTCTCGCTCGAAGGCATGGTCGGCAACCAGATGGAGCCTGACCGCGGCGGCTACGCCAGCGACTACACGCCGGCCAACCTGCCATCGCGCGTCTACGGCGGTGTCGACTACCTCGTGGCCAAGCTCGGCGGCACCTGGGACGCGCTGCTCTCCGAAGGCCGCCACATCTGGAACGTGGCCGACTCCGACTACCACTTCACCATCTCCCAGGGCCAGTACACCAGCGGCTACGCGCCGGGCGAGTACGCCAAGAACCACCTGTGGGGCGACATCAAGGAGCCGAAGTCGCTGCTCGCGGCCATGCGCTCGGGCAAGCTCTTCGCGGTGAACGGCGACCTCATCAACGCGCTCGACTTCAAGGTGCAGAGCGCCAAGGGCGCGGGCGAAATGGGCTCCGACGTGGCGGCCAAGGCCGGCGAAGACCTGAAGATCACCATCCGCTTCAAGAGCCCCGAGCGCAACAACTTCGAATACCAGATCGGCAGCGGCGTCCTCGCCAACGTGAAGCCGGTGGTCGACCATATCGACCTGATCGCCGGCGACGTGACCGGGCTCGAGAAGCCCGGCACCGCGGGCTACTCGCGCGACACCAACCCGTCGACCCGCGTAGTCAAGCGCTTCACGCGCAACGACTGGAAGCTGGACGCCGACGGCTACTTCGCCGTGAGCTACACCGTGAAGGCAGGCGGCAATCAGTACTTCCGCCTGCGCGGCACCAACCTGGGAACCGACGTGCCTGGCGAGACGGCCGCGGGCGAGCCGCTGCCCGACGCCAAGGTGGTGGTGGCCGACAACGTTGCGCGCTTCAACGCCATCAATGCGCGCAACTACGCGGATCTGTGGTTCTACTCGAATCCGGTGTTCGTGAAGGTGGCGGCGCAGTAG